A single genomic interval of Hafnia alvei harbors:
- a CDS encoding rhodanese-like domain-containing protein has product MQEIMQFVSAHPILSVAWIVLFVAVLVTTFKSRFSKVKEITRGEATLLINKEDAVVVDTRTREDFRKGHLANSLNLTPSDLKNGSFGELEKHKAQPVIVVCANGMSSRESGEHLVKAGFERVYTLKDGIAGWSSDNLPLARGK; this is encoded by the coding sequence ATGCAAGAGATTATGCAATTTGTGAGTGCCCATCCCATACTTAGCGTAGCGTGGATTGTTCTGTTTGTAGCAGTACTGGTCACCACCTTTAAAAGCCGTTTCTCCAAAGTAAAAGAAATTACTCGTGGTGAAGCCACTCTTCTGATTAACAAAGAAGATGCCGTTGTTGTTGATACCCGTACTCGCGAAGATTTCCGCAAGGGTCATCTGGCAAACTCTCTGAATCTGACGCCTAGCGACCTGAAAAATGGCAGCTTTGGTGAATTAGAGAAACATAAAGCTCAGCCGGTTATCGTGGTTTGTGCCAATGGCATGAGCTCTCGTGAATCGGGTGAGCATTTAGTGAAAGCGGGCTTTGAGCGTGTTTATACGTTGAAAGACGGCATCGCAGGCTGGAGCAGTGACAATCTGCCTTTAGCTCGCGGTAAATAA
- the gpmM gene encoding 2,3-bisphosphoglycerate-independent phosphoglycerate mutase, translating into MSSAKKPMVLVILDGYGYREETQDNAILNAKRPVMDRLWKEYPHTLISASGLDVGLPDGQMGNSEVGHVNLGAGRIVYQDLTRLDKEIKDGDFFANEVLVGAVDKAVSLGKAVHIMGLMSPGGVHSHEEHILAMVELAAKRGAEAIYLHAFLDGRDTPPRSAENTLKRFTEKFAELGKGRIASIVGRYYAMDRDNRWDRVQLAYDLLTEAKGEYTAENAVAGLEAAYARDENDEFVKPTVIQAAGEADASMNDGDALIFMNFRADRARQITRTFVNADFDGFKRNKVVNFSNFVMLTEYAADIKAACAYPPSSLANTFGEWLMKHDKTQLRISETEKYAHVTFFYNGGVEEPFKGEDRILINSPKVATYDLQPEMSSAELTEKLVGAINSGKYDAIICNYPNGDMVGHTGIYDAAVKAIETLDQCVGQVVEAVQNVGGQLLITADHGNAELMRDQVTGAAYTAHTNLPVPLIYVGKPAKAVEGGKLSDIAATMLTMMDMEVPKEMTGKPLFIVE; encoded by the coding sequence ATGTCGAGCGCCAAAAAACCAATGGTACTGGTAATTCTAGACGGTTATGGTTACCGCGAAGAAACCCAAGATAACGCGATTCTTAACGCAAAACGTCCCGTCATGGATCGTCTGTGGAAAGAGTATCCGCACACCCTGATTTCAGCTTCCGGTTTGGATGTAGGTCTGCCTGACGGCCAGATGGGTAACTCTGAAGTTGGTCACGTAAACCTTGGCGCAGGCCGCATCGTTTATCAAGATCTGACTCGTTTGGACAAAGAAATCAAAGACGGCGACTTCTTTGCCAATGAAGTTCTGGTTGGTGCAGTTGATAAAGCCGTATCTCTGGGCAAAGCCGTTCACATCATGGGTCTGATGTCTCCTGGTGGCGTTCATAGCCACGAAGAACACATTCTTGCTATGGTCGAGTTGGCCGCCAAGCGCGGTGCAGAAGCTATCTACCTGCACGCATTCTTGGATGGACGTGACACCCCACCGCGTAGTGCTGAAAATACACTGAAACGATTCACTGAGAAATTTGCCGAGCTGGGCAAAGGCCGCATCGCGTCCATAGTTGGTCGTTACTATGCAATGGACCGTGATAACCGTTGGGACCGCGTTCAGTTAGCTTACGATCTGCTGACCGAAGCGAAAGGCGAATACACTGCTGAAAATGCGGTTGCCGGCCTTGAAGCGGCTTACGCTCGCGACGAAAACGACGAATTTGTTAAACCAACCGTAATCCAAGCGGCGGGTGAAGCGGATGCCTCCATGAACGACGGCGACGCGCTGATCTTTATGAACTTCCGTGCTGACCGTGCTCGCCAAATCACTCGCACCTTCGTCAACGCTGACTTTGACGGTTTCAAACGCAACAAAGTGGTTAACTTCAGCAACTTCGTGATGTTGACTGAATATGCGGCTGACATCAAAGCGGCATGTGCTTACCCACCATCTTCACTGGCAAACACCTTCGGTGAATGGTTGATGAAGCATGACAAAACCCAGCTGCGTATTTCTGAAACTGAAAAATATGCTCACGTGACCTTCTTCTACAATGGCGGCGTGGAAGAGCCATTCAAAGGCGAAGACCGCATCCTGATCAACTCGCCAAAAGTAGCGACTTACGATCTGCAGCCAGAAATGAGCTCTGCTGAACTGACCGAAAAACTGGTTGGCGCTATCAACAGCGGTAAATATGATGCGATTATCTGTAACTACCCTAACGGCGACATGGTTGGCCACACCGGTATTTACGATGCCGCAGTAAAAGCCATTGAAACTCTGGATCAGTGTGTAGGCCAGGTAGTCGAAGCCGTACAAAACGTTGGCGGTCAGTTGCTGATCACGGCAGACCACGGTAACGCTGAGCTGATGCGCGATCAGGTGACAGGTGCTGCGTATACCGCTCACACCAACCTGCCAGTGCCATTAATCTACGTTGGCAAACCAGCTAAAGCCGTTGAAGGCGGGAAATTGTCTGACATCGCAGCAACCATGCTGACGATGATGGACATGGAAGTGCCTAAAGAGATGACTGGTAAGCCGCTGTTCATCGTGGAATAA
- the grxC gene encoding glutaredoxin 3, with product MANIEIYTKATCPFCHRAKALLQSKGAQFNEIAIDNDPKKREEMIERSGRTTVPQIFIDGQHIGGCDDLHALDAKGGLDPLL from the coding sequence ATGGCAAACATTGAGATCTATACCAAAGCGACCTGTCCTTTCTGTCATCGTGCGAAAGCGTTGTTGCAGTCAAAAGGCGCTCAGTTTAATGAAATTGCTATTGATAACGATCCGAAAAAGCGTGAAGAAATGATTGAGCGCAGTGGTCGTACAACCGTGCCACAAATTTTTATTGATGGGCAGCACATTGGTGGCTGTGACGATTTACACGCGCTGGATGCAAAAGGCGGCCTCGACCCGTTGCTGTAA